A single window of Montipora capricornis isolate CH-2021 chromosome 14, ASM3666992v2, whole genome shotgun sequence DNA harbors:
- the LOC138033795 gene encoding calponin homology domain-containing protein DDB_G0272472-like translates to MVLPFERQPLLHKRYATLSSPELPRSFAVETDDTTTRGEEYANFLKALANGERQDAGVSKPKPVNSKGQGRQSPPGNKDSRLGRKSDGSAISPQKSNGLLQVTLTARRSRQKHSEMMRVIEDHMLQHKQEERALKRYEGDIIKKQHHLRRTMEDVNNSVYKKMRAEEARLSENNQEREKVKQQHFIQEDKINKSRIERNVSARLKFKDKDRKVASEMTEAEFQYCKAAKKLEVTRTEVFALTQQFEASLKKIEEKGDVLKKSLAELAIAANQLALKKRTQEVEDVRYVKDTSIKDIQDDRRRTKNLSEKLRSISDQGVKLEYNKRRLSRDLVVTKDMLSLKSREEGRKMTDINRRLQHNSTNQKQAKQAAEYLELDRQGKEIEEKEQFAEARRKHQMDQLTKDRKQQYSSQMLQWKKRFLEKQNEATRRAHEDSVKHLQKVVNKMEETEHALYSRVRAAEMQRRKQEQDVQKVFNELESLTKENEKRMKEMQEQYDRKKVELEQKLLREKAELAKAHHQREESIQRLYLHRARLSSDKYLLSEEEREHDRLVKIGQRTDNLDQEVHS, encoded by the exons ATGGTCCTACCATTTGAACGACAGCCCCTGCTACATAAGAGATATGCTACTCTCTCATCTCCTGAGCTGCCAAGATCCTTTGCAGTTGAAACGGATGATACAACAACAAGAGGCGAAGAGTACGCGAATTTTCTCAA GGCATTAGCAAATGGGGAGCGACAAGATGCAGGGGTTTCAAA ACCCAAGCCAGTTAATTCAAAAGGGCAGGGCCGACAATCACCACCAGGAAATAAAGACTCCAGACTGGGTAGGAAATCAGATGGATCAGCAATCTCGCCGCAGAAAAGTAATGGGCTGCTGCAGGTCACGTTAACTGCAAGGCGCAGCAGACAGAAACACAGTGAAATGATGAGAGTGATTGAG GATCATATGTTGCAGCACAAACAAGAAGAGAGGGCTCTAAAGAGATATGAGGGTGATATCATAAAGAAGCAACATCACCTGCGAAGAACAATGGAGGATGTTAATAACA gtgtttataaAAAGATGAGGGCTGAAGAAGCACGGCTCAGTGAAAACAATCAGGAAAGGGAGAAAGTTAAGCAGCAACATTTTATACAAGAAGACAAG ATTAACAAGTCCAGGATTGAAAGAAATGTGTCAGCCCGTTTGAAATTTAAAGACAAGGACAGAAAAGTTGCGTCAGAAAT GACGGAAGCTGAATTTCAATATTGTAAGGCGGCCAAGAAGTTAGAGGTGACGAGAACCGAGGTGTTTGCATTGACACAGCAGTTTGAGGCCAGTCTAAAGAAAATTGAG GAAAAAGGTGATGTCCTGAAAAAGAGTCTCGCTGAACTGGCGATCGCTGCTAACCAGCTTGCATTGAAGAAAAGAACTCAAGAAGTTGAAGATGTTAG ATACGTTAAAGACACAAGCATCAAGGACATTCAG GACGACAGACGTCGTACAAAGAACTTATCAGAAAAACTCAG GAGTATATCAGATCAAGGAGTGAAACTTGAGTACAACAAACGTCGACTGAGCAGAGACTTAGTGGTTACCAAAGATATGTTATCACTGAAATCTAGAGAAG AGGGACGGAAAATGACAGACATAAATCGCAGGCTCCAACAcaattcaaccaatcaaaagcagGCGAAACAAGCTGCTGAATACCTGGAGCTTGATCGACAAGggaaagaaattgaagaaaaggAACAG TTTGCTGAAGCGCGAAGAAAACACCAGATGGATCAACTGACTAAAGACAGAAAACAGCAGTATTCCTCACAGATGTTACAATGGAAAAAGAGATTTCTTGAGAAGCAGAACGAAGCCACTCGACGAGCGCACGAAGACAGCGTGAAACATCTCCAG AAAGTTGTTAACAAGATGGAAGAGACAGAGCATGCGCTATACAGTCGGGTGCGTGCAGCTGAAATGCAGCGCCGAAAACAGGAGCAAGATGTTCAAAAGGTGTTTAATGAACTGGAATCACTTACCAAGGAGAACGAAAAACGGATGAAG GAAATGCAAGAACAATATGACCGCAAAAAAGTTGAACTAGAGCAGAAACTCTTACGAGAGAAAGCTGAACTAGCAAAG